In a genomic window of Thermus albus:
- the nifJ gene encoding pyruvate:ferredoxin (flavodoxin) oxidoreductase, with amino-acid sequence MRPITVDGNEAVARVAYRLSEVIAIYPITPASPMAELCDEWAAKGEPNLFGLVPRVVEMQSEGGAAGALHGALQEGVLATTFTASQGLLLMIPDMYKIAGQALPGVIHVAARALATHALSIFGDHQDVYAVRATGWPILISESVQAAQDLAAMAHLIALRASLPMLHAMDGFRTSHEVQKILPLSDRELKALFPFGALEAYRQRALTPENPVIRGTAQNPDHYFQNREAINRYYLRLPQVVAETMEHFAQVTGRRYAPYEYVGHPEAERVVVVMGSASLAVEEAVEHLLKQGERVGMVRVRLYRPFHAEAFLAALPKTVRKVAVLDRGKEPGAVGEPLFQEVAAALALRGGEVPLVVGGRYGLSSKEFTPAMALGVYEELKGERPRHGFTVGIVDDLTGTSLSYPELDFEDPASVRAVFYALGADGTVSANKNTIKIIGEETPLYAQGYFVYDSKKSGSRTVSHLRFGPNPLNKPYLIQKANFVGIHQWGFLERLPMLELAEEGATVLINSPYPKEEVWDRLPRPVQEEILRKKLRVYVVNAYELARKVGLPGRINVIMQAAFFKLSGILPLEEAEARIKKGIEKSYGKRGKSVLEKNFQAVELGLRAVEPLPIPETVSSEKGLLPAMVGNPPAFVRDVLGPIALGLGDALPVSAFPPDGTYPTGTARYEKRGIAEFIPTWDPGVCIQCGKCVMVCPHAVIRAKVVPEEALAQAPEGFPHRKAMWKELSGEFTLAISPDDCTGCSLCVEVCPAKDKQNPSRKALNLAPRLEVREAMNRHWDFFLSLPETPRAGLKLHTVKDVQLLEPLFEFPGACAGCGETPYLRLLSQLFGDRLLIANATGCSSIYGGNLPTTPWSKNREGRGPAWANSLFEDNAEFGLGMRLALDKKAEYARGLLRSFQHLLGQGLTDRLLQEVGPEGVEERRRDVALLRERLTGLDDPKAKDLLAVADALIPHSVWIVGGDGWAYDIGYGGLDHVLSSGANVKVLVLDTEVYSNTGGQASKATGLGAVAKFAAAGKPTPKKDLAFMAMSYGHVYVAQIAMGANDAHTVKAFLEAEAHKGPALLIAYSHCIAHGIDMAKGMEHQRLAERTGYWPLFRYIPGQGLVLDSKPPTLPLREYLYAENRYRLLLQTHPEGAEAFLRLAEEAVRERWERLTRMAGKEIVPS; translated from the coding sequence ATGCGTCCCATTACCGTGGACGGGAACGAGGCGGTGGCCCGGGTAGCCTACCGTTTGAGCGAGGTGATCGCCATTTACCCCATCACCCCGGCAAGCCCCATGGCGGAGCTTTGCGACGAGTGGGCAGCCAAGGGGGAACCCAACCTGTTCGGGCTGGTACCCCGGGTGGTGGAGATGCAGTCCGAGGGCGGGGCGGCAGGGGCCCTTCACGGGGCCCTGCAGGAAGGGGTTTTGGCCACCACCTTCACCGCCAGCCAGGGCTTGCTCCTCATGATTCCCGACATGTACAAGATCGCCGGCCAGGCCCTTCCAGGCGTCATTCACGTGGCCGCCCGGGCCCTGGCCACCCATGCCCTTTCCATCTTTGGGGACCACCAGGACGTGTATGCGGTGAGGGCCACGGGGTGGCCCATTTTGATTTCGGAATCCGTCCAGGCGGCCCAGGACCTGGCGGCCATGGCCCACTTGATCGCCCTTAGGGCGAGCCTTCCCATGCTTCACGCCATGGACGGTTTCCGCACCTCCCACGAAGTGCAGAAGATCCTGCCCCTTTCCGACCGGGAGCTGAAGGCCCTTTTCCCCTTTGGGGCCCTCGAGGCCTACCGCCAACGGGCCCTCACCCCGGAAAATCCCGTGATCCGGGGCACGGCGCAAAACCCCGACCACTACTTCCAAAACCGGGAAGCCATCAACCGCTACTACCTGCGCCTGCCCCAGGTGGTGGCCGAAACCATGGAGCATTTTGCCCAGGTTACCGGGCGCCGCTATGCCCCTTATGAGTACGTGGGCCACCCGGAGGCCGAGCGGGTGGTGGTGGTCATGGGCTCGGCCTCCCTGGCGGTGGAGGAGGCGGTGGAGCACCTGCTGAAGCAAGGGGAAAGGGTGGGGATGGTGCGGGTGCGCCTTTACCGGCCCTTCCATGCGGAGGCCTTCTTGGCCGCCCTCCCCAAGACGGTGCGCAAGGTGGCGGTTTTGGACCGGGGAAAGGAGCCCGGGGCCGTGGGGGAGCCCCTCTTCCAGGAGGTGGCGGCAGCCCTGGCCCTAAGGGGTGGGGAGGTACCCCTTGTGGTGGGGGGCAGGTACGGGCTTTCCTCCAAGGAGTTCACCCCGGCCATGGCTTTGGGGGTGTACGAGGAACTCAAGGGGGAGCGGCCCCGCCACGGCTTCACCGTGGGCATCGTCGACGATCTCACAGGCACGAGTCTTTCCTACCCCGAGCTGGACTTTGAGGACCCTGCCTCCGTGCGGGCCGTCTTCTACGCCTTGGGGGCGGACGGTACGGTGAGCGCCAACAAGAATACCATCAAGATCATCGGGGAAGAAACCCCCCTTTACGCCCAGGGCTACTTCGTCTACGACTCCAAGAAGTCGGGTTCCCGCACGGTAAGCCACCTGCGCTTTGGCCCCAATCCCTTGAACAAGCCTTACCTTATTCAGAAGGCCAACTTTGTGGGCATACACCAGTGGGGTTTCCTGGAGCGCCTGCCCATGCTGGAGTTGGCTGAGGAGGGGGCCACGGTGCTCATCAACAGCCCCTATCCCAAGGAGGAGGTCTGGGACCGCTTGCCAAGGCCTGTTCAGGAGGAGATCCTCAGGAAAAAGCTCCGGGTCTATGTGGTCAACGCTTACGAGTTGGCCCGAAAAGTGGGCCTTCCCGGAAGGATTAACGTGATCATGCAGGCGGCCTTCTTTAAGCTTTCCGGCATCCTGCCTTTGGAGGAGGCCGAGGCCCGCATCAAAAAGGGCATTGAGAAAAGTTACGGTAAGCGGGGCAAGTCAGTTTTGGAAAAAAACTTCCAGGCGGTGGAGCTGGGCCTTCGGGCGGTGGAGCCCCTTCCCATTCCGGAGACGGTTTCCTCGGAAAAGGGGCTGCTTCCCGCCATGGTGGGGAACCCCCCCGCCTTTGTTCGGGATGTCCTGGGGCCTATCGCCTTGGGCCTAGGTGACGCCTTGCCCGTTTCCGCCTTTCCCCCCGATGGCACCTACCCCACGGGCACTGCCCGGTATGAGAAGCGGGGTATCGCGGAGTTCATCCCCACGTGGGACCCAGGGGTTTGCATCCAATGCGGCAAGTGCGTCATGGTCTGTCCCCACGCGGTGATCCGGGCCAAGGTGGTGCCCGAAGAGGCCTTGGCCCAGGCACCCGAGGGGTTCCCCCACAGGAAGGCCATGTGGAAGGAGCTTTCTGGGGAGTTCACCCTAGCCATCAGCCCTGACGACTGCACGGGGTGCTCCCTTTGCGTGGAGGTCTGCCCCGCCAAGGATAAGCAAAACCCAAGCCGCAAGGCCTTGAACCTGGCTCCCCGCTTGGAGGTGCGGGAGGCCATGAACCGGCACTGGGACTTCTTCCTTTCCTTGCCGGAAACACCCAGGGCCGGCCTGAAACTCCACACCGTGAAGGATGTGCAGCTTCTGGAGCCCTTGTTTGAGTTCCCTGGGGCTTGCGCGGGGTGCGGGGAAACCCCCTACCTTAGGCTTCTTTCCCAGCTTTTTGGCGACCGCCTCCTTATCGCCAACGCCACCGGATGCAGTTCCATTTACGGGGGGAACCTTCCCACCACCCCCTGGAGCAAAAACCGGGAAGGCCGGGGCCCGGCCTGGGCCAACTCCCTCTTTGAGGACAATGCGGAGTTTGGGCTTGGCATGCGCCTGGCCTTGGATAAGAAGGCGGAGTACGCCAGAGGGCTTCTGAGGAGCTTCCAGCACCTGCTGGGCCAGGGGTTGACGGATAGGCTCCTTCAGGAAGTGGGGCCGGAGGGGGTGGAGGAGAGGCGGCGGGATGTGGCCCTGCTGAGGGAAAGGCTTACGGGCCTGGACGATCCTAAGGCTAAGGACCTTCTGGCGGTTGCCGACGCCCTTATCCCCCATTCCGTCTGGATCGTGGGGGGGGATGGCTGGGCTTACGACATCGGCTACGGGGGCTTGGACCATGTCCTCTCCAGCGGGGCCAACGTGAAGGTTCTGGTCTTGGATACCGAGGTGTACTCCAACACGGGCGGGCAGGCCTCCAAGGCCACGGGCCTAGGGGCTGTGGCCAAGTTCGCCGCTGCCGGCAAGCCCACCCCCAAGAAGGACCTGGCCTTCATGGCCATGAGCTACGGTCACGTGTACGTGGCCCAGATCGCCATGGGGGCTAACGATGCCCACACGGTGAAGGCCTTCCTCGAGGCCGAGGCCCATAAGGGACCGGCCCTTCTCATCGCCTACAGCCACTGCATCGCCCACGGCATTGACATGGCCAAGGGTATGGAACACCAAAGGCTGGCCGAGCGCACCGGGTACTGGCCGCTTTTCCGATACATTCCCGGACAGGGATTGGTCCTGGATTCCAAGCCTCCCACCCTACCCTTGCGGGAATACCTCTATGCGGAAAACCGTTACCGGCTCCTCCTGCAAACCCACCCCGAGGGAGCGGAAGCCTTTTTAAGGCTAGCGGAAGAAGCGGTGCGGGAAAGGTGGGAGAGGCTTACCCGCATGGCGGGTAAGGAGATTGTGCCAAGCTAG
- a CDS encoding dihydroorotate dehydrogenase-like protein, whose translation MDLSTTYMGLKLEHPLVASASPLTEKLDGFLRLEDGGAAAIVMHSLFEEQVTLEEELLDHYLHYGHESYAEALSYFPRAHEYRLTPERYLDLLSRAKERVSVPIIASLNGISRGGWVEYASLLEEAGANALELNLYYIPTDPALSGAEVEAMYLDTIRAVVESVGLPVAVKVGHAFSAFAHFAKRVEGTGAKALVLFNRFYQPDFDLETLSVVPTLSLSRPYEALLRIHWIALLYGRVGLDLALSGGVHSGREAIKGLLAGAQVVMITSAILEKGPHHFRTVLEELKAFMEEKEYASVAEMRGVMSYQKVAEPAAFERANYLKVLGSYRLLP comes from the coding sequence ATGGACCTCAGCACCACCTATATGGGGCTAAAGCTGGAGCACCCCTTGGTGGCTTCCGCCTCGCCCCTCACGGAAAAGCTGGATGGGTTTTTGCGCCTGGAGGATGGGGGGGCGGCGGCCATCGTGATGCACTCCCTCTTTGAGGAGCAGGTGACCCTCGAGGAGGAGCTGCTGGACCACTACCTGCACTATGGCCACGAGAGCTACGCCGAGGCCCTTTCCTACTTTCCTCGAGCCCACGAGTACCGCCTGACCCCAGAGCGCTATCTGGATCTCCTCTCCCGGGCCAAGGAACGGGTTTCCGTCCCCATCATCGCCAGCCTGAACGGGATAAGCCGTGGGGGTTGGGTGGAATACGCCAGCCTCTTAGAGGAAGCCGGGGCCAACGCCCTAGAGCTCAACCTTTACTACATCCCCACCGACCCCGCCTTATCCGGGGCCGAGGTGGAGGCCATGTACCTGGATACCATCCGGGCGGTGGTGGAAAGCGTGGGGCTACCGGTGGCGGTCAAGGTGGGGCACGCCTTCAGCGCCTTCGCCCACTTTGCCAAGCGGGTGGAGGGCACGGGGGCTAAGGCCTTGGTCCTCTTTAACCGTTTTTACCAACCCGATTTTGACTTGGAAACCCTCTCCGTGGTGCCCACCTTGAGCCTTTCCCGCCCTTACGAAGCCCTCTTGCGTATCCATTGGATCGCCCTCCTCTATGGCCGGGTTGGGTTGGACCTGGCCTTGTCAGGGGGGGTTCACTCTGGCCGGGAAGCCATCAAGGGCCTTTTGGCCGGCGCCCAGGTGGTGATGATCACCTCGGCCATCCTGGAAAAGGGCCCCCATCACTTCCGCACCGTGCTGGAGGAGCTGAAGGCCTTCATGGAGGAGAAGGAGTACGCGAGCGTGGCGGAGATGCGGGGGGTGATGAGCTACCAGAAGGTGGCGGAGCCAGCAGCCTTTGAGCGGGCCAACTACCTTAAGGTTCTGGGCTCGTATCGCCTTCTTCCCTAA
- a CDS encoding HTH domain-containing protein encodes MAPPARFRKAVLKMLKEEGKPLHYTEIGRRLKDSGLWAHVREPEKIAKIQLSALARWHRSPVVALGKGLYALREEGDTSPEP; translated from the coding sequence ATGGCACCACCCGCCCGGTTTCGCAAGGCGGTGCTAAAGATGCTGAAGGAGGAAGGGAAGCCCCTCCACTACACGGAGATAGGCCGCCGCCTTAAGGATTCGGGGCTTTGGGCCCACGTTCGGGAACCGGAAAAGATCGCCAAGATCCAGCTCTCCGCCCTGGCCCGCTGGCATAGGAGCCCGGTGGTGGCCCTGGGCAAGGGCCTGTACGCCCTTAGGGAAGAAGGCGATACGAGCCCAGAACCTTAA
- the polX gene encoding DNA polymerase/3'-5' exonuclease PolX, with the protein MKNQELARLFEEIGLMSEFLGDNPFRVRAYYQAARTLYDLDTPIEEVAKGGKEALLALPGIGPDLAEKILEFLATGRIKKHQELSAKVPRGVLAVMEVPGVGPKTARQLYDQLGIDSLEKLREALDRGDLLRLKGFGPKKAERIREGLALVQVAGKRRPLGAVLSLARNLLAAIRALPGVERAELCGSARRYKDTVGDLDYLVATERSEEVVKAFVKLPQVKEVYAQGKERATVFLKNGLQVDLRVVPPESWGSGLQYLTGSKEHSIKLRSLAQERGLKLSEYGVFRGEKRLAGETEEGVYEALGLPFVPPPLREDRGEIEAALGGKLPRLLELSQIQGDLQVHSTYSDGQNSLEELWQAARGLGYQYLGVTDHSPAVRVAGGPSPEEALRRIETIRRFNETHGPPYLLAGAEVDIRPDGTLDYPDWVLRELDLVLISIHSGFKLSKAEQTKRILKALENSFVHVLAHPTARLIGRRAPIEADWEAILRKAKEKGVAVEIDGYYDRMDLPDDLARLAYGMGLWISLSTDAHQVEHLRFMELAVGTAQRAWIGPERVLNVLPYAELTAWLKARRGL; encoded by the coding sequence ATGAAGAACCAGGAGCTCGCCCGCCTGTTTGAGGAAATCGGGCTCATGAGCGAGTTTTTGGGGGATAACCCATTCCGGGTCCGGGCCTACTACCAAGCTGCCCGCACCCTTTACGACCTGGATACCCCCATTGAAGAGGTGGCCAAGGGGGGCAAGGAGGCCCTTCTGGCGCTGCCGGGAATCGGCCCCGACCTGGCGGAGAAGATCCTGGAGTTTCTAGCCACGGGAAGGATTAAAAAGCACCAGGAGCTTTCCGCCAAGGTACCAAGGGGGGTCTTGGCGGTGATGGAAGTCCCCGGGGTGGGGCCCAAGACCGCCCGGCAGCTCTATGACCAGCTGGGCATTGATTCCCTGGAAAAACTAAGGGAAGCCCTGGATCGGGGAGATCTGCTTCGCCTTAAGGGCTTCGGCCCCAAAAAGGCGGAAAGGATCCGGGAGGGGCTGGCCTTGGTGCAGGTGGCGGGTAAACGCAGGCCCTTGGGGGCGGTGCTTTCCTTGGCGCGGAACCTTCTTGCCGCCATCCGAGCCCTGCCCGGTGTGGAGAGGGCGGAACTTTGCGGGTCCGCTCGGCGGTACAAGGACACCGTGGGGGACCTGGACTACCTGGTGGCCACCGAGAGGAGCGAGGAGGTGGTAAAGGCCTTTGTGAAGCTTCCGCAGGTGAAGGAGGTCTACGCTCAGGGCAAGGAGCGGGCCACCGTGTTCCTTAAAAATGGCCTCCAGGTGGACCTCCGGGTGGTGCCGCCCGAGAGTTGGGGCTCCGGGCTGCAGTATCTCACCGGAAGCAAGGAGCACTCCATCAAGCTCCGTTCCTTGGCCCAGGAGAGGGGTCTGAAGCTTTCCGAGTACGGGGTCTTCCGCGGGGAGAAGCGCCTGGCAGGGGAGACGGAGGAGGGGGTCTATGAGGCTTTGGGGCTTCCCTTTGTTCCCCCTCCCCTGAGGGAGGACCGGGGGGAGATAGAGGCGGCGCTTGGGGGGAAGCTTCCGAGGCTATTGGAGCTTTCCCAGATCCAGGGGGATCTGCAGGTGCACTCCACCTACTCCGATGGGCAAAACAGCCTGGAGGAGCTTTGGCAGGCGGCCAGGGGCTTGGGCTACCAGTACCTGGGGGTGACGGACCACTCCCCGGCGGTGCGGGTGGCGGGGGGGCCCTCCCCGGAGGAGGCCTTAAGGCGGATAGAAACCATCCGCCGCTTCAACGAGACCCATGGGCCCCCCTACCTCCTGGCGGGGGCCGAGGTGGACATAAGGCCCGATGGCACCTTGGACTACCCCGATTGGGTGTTAAGGGAACTGGACCTGGTGCTCATCTCCATCCACTCGGGTTTTAAGCTCTCCAAGGCAGAGCAGACCAAGCGCATCCTAAAGGCCCTGGAGAACTCTTTTGTCCATGTCCTGGCCCACCCCACCGCCAGGCTCATCGGCCGGCGGGCCCCTATAGAGGCTGATTGGGAGGCCATTTTGCGCAAGGCCAAGGAGAAGGGGGTGGCGGTGGAGATCGACGGTTACTATGACCGCATGGACCTCCCCGACGACCTGGCGCGCTTGGCCTATGGCATGGGCCTTTGGATTAGCCTCTCCACGGATGCCCACCAGGTGGAGCACCTGCGCTTCATGGAGCTTGCGGTGGGCACGGCCCAAAGGGCTTGGATTGGACCCGAGCGGGTTTTGAATGTCCTCCCTTACGCGGAGTTAACCGCCTGGCTCAAAGCCCGGCGAGGTCTTTAG
- a CDS encoding uracil-DNA glycosylase, with protein sequence MEATWDTFQKELASCSRCPRLVAHREAVGREKRRAYRDWTYWAKPVPGFGDPKARLVLFGLAPGAHGSNRTGRPFTGDASGAFLYPLLYQAGLSNQPQSEPGDELRLFGVYLTAAVRCAPPDNKPTREELQTCSAWTRMELGLLREARVYLALGRIALEALLDHFGRKRSAHPFFHGAHYPLPDGRHLLASYHVSRQNTQTGRLTREMFLDILLQAKDLAGL encoded by the coding sequence ATGGAAGCCACGTGGGACACCTTCCAAAAGGAACTTGCCTCCTGCAGCCGTTGCCCTAGGTTGGTGGCCCATCGGGAGGCGGTGGGGCGGGAGAAACGCCGGGCCTATCGGGATTGGACCTACTGGGCCAAGCCCGTCCCCGGCTTCGGGGACCCAAAGGCGCGCCTGGTTCTTTTCGGCCTGGCCCCGGGAGCCCATGGTTCCAACCGCACGGGCCGCCCCTTCACCGGGGATGCCTCGGGCGCCTTCCTCTATCCCCTTCTTTACCAGGCGGGCCTCTCCAACCAACCCCAAAGCGAACCCGGGGACGAGCTAAGGCTTTTTGGCGTCTACCTTACCGCCGCCGTGCGCTGCGCCCCGCCGGACAACAAGCCCACCCGGGAGGAGCTCCAGACCTGTAGCGCCTGGACCCGGATGGAGCTCGGTCTCCTCCGGGAGGCCCGGGTCTACCTGGCCCTGGGCCGGATCGCCCTCGAGGCCCTCCTGGACCACTTCGGGCGGAAAAGGAGCGCCCATCCCTTTTTCCACGGGGCCCACTACCCCTTGCCCGATGGCCGGCACCTCCTCGCCAGCTACCACGTCTCTCGGCAGAACACGCAAACGGGCCGGCTCACCCGGGAGATGTTTCTGGACATACTCCTACAGGCTAAAGACCTCGCCGGGCTTTGA
- a CDS encoding helix-turn-helix transcriptional regulator produces MVRVWIDLTLASQREALAEALQAREFQVVDHPLAAQVGLVEAGWEVPLPPPLPSLVLLRSREQAAEALKLGYKGYLYPEQGLEVLAQALRKVAEGEAWAERRVVATLVGEPTPQLSPREREVAALAALGLSNKEIAKELGISERTVKAHLSAVFQKAGIKRRSQLAHIRFLT; encoded by the coding sequence ATGGTCCGGGTCTGGATTGACCTTACCCTAGCTAGCCAACGGGAGGCTCTGGCCGAAGCCCTTCAGGCCCGGGAATTCCAGGTGGTGGACCACCCCTTGGCGGCCCAGGTGGGCCTGGTGGAAGCCGGCTGGGAGGTTCCCCTGCCCCCGCCTCTCCCTTCCCTGGTTCTACTCAGGAGCCGGGAACAGGCGGCGGAGGCCCTCAAACTGGGCTATAAGGGTTACCTTTACCCGGAACAGGGCCTCGAGGTCCTGGCCCAGGCCTTGCGGAAGGTGGCCGAGGGCGAGGCCTGGGCGGAAAGGCGGGTAGTGGCCACCTTGGTGGGAGAGCCTACCCCGCAACTTTCCCCTCGGGAAAGGGAGGTGGCGGCCCTAGCCGCCTTAGGCCTCAGCAATAAGGAGATCGCCAAGGAGCTGGGGATCTCCGAGCGCACAGTCAAGGCCCATCTCTCCGCCGTGTTCCAAAAGGCAGGGATCAAGCGGCGAAGCCAACTGGCCCACATCCGGTTTCTCACCTAG
- a CDS encoding acyl-CoA carboxylase subunit beta translates to MADNAKLILDELLAELEERRKKILLGGGEERIKKQHQQGKLTARERIDYLLDPGSFVELMPFAEHLETGLMEGIEAPADGVVTGYGTIGGRLVFVFSQDFTVLGGSLGKMHGRKIASLMDLAAKVGAPIIGLNDSAGARIQEGVDSLSGYGEVFYRNAVYSGVVPQISAILGPCAGGAVYSPAMTDFILMSRGTSYMFITGPEVIKSVTREEVSFEALGGADVHMEKSGVAHLEGQNDQEVLDLIKKLLSYLPQNSREKPPVVEPQDDPFRPTPELLDIVHPDAKRPYNMHQVIRTLLDGEEFLEIQPGFARNIIVGLGRLGGYPVGIVANNPRFMAGALDINASDKAARFIRTMDAFNIPILTLVDVTGFLPGVAQEHGGIIRHGAKMLFAYAEATVPKITLIARKAYGGAYLAMNSKDMGADVVLAWPTAAVAVMGAEGAANIIYRKEIQSSPNPEETRRRKIEEYRQAFDNPWVAAGRGYIDDVIDPAHTRRLLYQHLRMLWEKKEERPFKKHDNIPL, encoded by the coding sequence ATGGCCGATAACGCCAAACTTATCCTGGACGAGCTCTTAGCTGAGCTGGAGGAGAGGCGGAAAAAAATCCTTCTGGGTGGCGGAGAGGAACGCATTAAAAAGCAGCACCAGCAGGGGAAGCTCACGGCCCGAGAACGCATAGACTACCTCCTGGACCCGGGGAGTTTCGTGGAACTCATGCCCTTCGCCGAGCACCTGGAAACCGGGCTCATGGAAGGTATTGAGGCCCCTGCCGATGGGGTGGTAACCGGGTATGGCACCATCGGCGGCCGCTTGGTCTTCGTCTTCAGCCAGGACTTCACCGTCTTAGGGGGCTCCTTGGGCAAGATGCACGGGCGTAAGATTGCCAGCCTAATGGACCTAGCGGCCAAGGTGGGAGCGCCCATCATCGGACTCAACGACTCCGCTGGGGCCCGCATCCAGGAGGGGGTGGATAGCCTTTCCGGCTACGGGGAGGTCTTCTACCGCAACGCTGTTTATTCCGGCGTGGTGCCCCAGATCTCGGCCATCCTGGGCCCTTGCGCGGGGGGGGCGGTGTATAGCCCGGCCATGACCGATTTCATCCTCATGAGCCGGGGGACCAGCTACATGTTCATCACCGGCCCCGAGGTCATCAAGAGCGTGACCCGGGAGGAGGTGAGCTTTGAGGCGCTGGGGGGGGCGGATGTGCACATGGAAAAGAGCGGGGTGGCCCACCTCGAGGGGCAAAACGACCAGGAGGTCCTGGACCTTATCAAAAAGCTTCTTTCTTACCTGCCGCAAAACAGCCGGGAGAAACCCCCCGTGGTAGAACCCCAAGACGACCCCTTCCGCCCCACCCCCGAGCTGCTAGACATCGTCCACCCCGATGCGAAAAGGCCCTACAACATGCACCAGGTCATCAGAACCCTCTTGGATGGCGAGGAGTTTCTGGAGATCCAGCCCGGCTTTGCCCGGAACATCATCGTGGGCCTGGGCCGCCTGGGAGGGTATCCCGTGGGGATCGTGGCCAACAACCCCCGCTTTATGGCGGGAGCCCTAGATATCAATGCCTCCGACAAGGCGGCCCGCTTCATCCGCACCATGGATGCCTTCAACATCCCCATCCTGACCCTGGTGGACGTGACCGGCTTCCTGCCTGGGGTGGCCCAGGAGCACGGGGGCATCATCCGCCACGGGGCCAAGATGCTCTTCGCCTACGCCGAGGCCACGGTACCCAAGATCACCCTCATCGCCCGCAAGGCCTACGGCGGGGCCTACCTGGCCATGAACTCCAAGGACATGGGGGCGGATGTGGTCCTGGCCTGGCCCACGGCGGCGGTGGCGGTGATGGGGGCCGAGGGAGCCGCCAACATCATCTACCGCAAGGAGATTCAATCCTCCCCCAACCCCGAGGAAACCCGCCGGCGGAAGATTGAAGAGTACCGCCAGGCCTTTGACAACCCCTGGGTGGCCGCGGGAAGGGGCTACATAGATGATGTCATAGACCCCGCCCACACCCGGCGCCTTCTCTACCAGCACCTGAGGATGCTTTGGGAGAAGAAGGAAGAGCGGCCCTTTAAGAAGCACGACAACATCCCGCTTTAG
- a CDS encoding electron transfer flavoprotein subunit alpha/FixB family protein — protein sequence MILVVLDHDGTKLRKGSLEALTRARTLAQALGEKVAGVLLAEAGAPLEEARGYVETLYVAELGPYTAEKWAAGILEAAKGGVKAIVAPSSRQSRAYMGRVAYALKAGLLEDTLESWAEGGEVYAIRYAYLNRVTQKVKSAPPVALTVKPNTTPLAEPLGQGGEVVALQVPPVATVEVLERVQEEKKGVSLTEADVVVTGGRGMGSAEAFKLVEELAALLGGAVGATRAVVDAGWRPYGEQVGQTGKTVQPTLYIALGVSGAVQHLAGMNKSKYIVAVNKDPEAPIFKHADYGIVGDVHQVLPALIGAVKKLKD from the coding sequence ATGATTCTGGTTGTCCTGGACCACGACGGCACCAAGTTGCGCAAGGGGAGCCTCGAGGCCCTGACCCGGGCCCGCACCCTGGCCCAAGCCTTGGGGGAGAAGGTGGCAGGGGTGCTCCTTGCCGAAGCAGGAGCCCCTTTAGAAGAAGCCAGAGGGTACGTGGAAACCCTATACGTGGCGGAGCTCGGCCCCTACACCGCTGAGAAATGGGCGGCAGGGATTCTGGAAGCGGCCAAGGGGGGGGTGAAGGCCATCGTGGCCCCTTCATCCAGGCAAAGCCGCGCCTACATGGGCCGGGTGGCCTACGCCTTGAAGGCCGGGCTTCTGGAGGACACCCTGGAGTCCTGGGCGGAAGGAGGCGAGGTCTACGCCATCCGCTACGCCTACCTGAACCGGGTGACCCAGAAGGTCAAAAGCGCGCCCCCAGTGGCCCTCACCGTCAAGCCCAACACCACCCCCCTGGCCGAACCCTTGGGCCAAGGGGGAGAGGTGGTGGCCCTCCAGGTACCCCCGGTGGCCACGGTGGAGGTATTGGAGAGGGTCCAGGAGGAGAAGAAGGGGGTATCCCTTACCGAAGCGGACGTGGTGGTCACGGGCGGCCGGGGCATGGGCAGCGCCGAGGCCTTTAAGCTGGTGGAGGAACTCGCCGCCCTTTTAGGTGGAGCCGTGGGGGCCACCCGGGCGGTGGTGGATGCCGGCTGGCGGCCTTATGGGGAGCAGGTGGGCCAGACGGGGAAAACCGTCCAACCTACCCTCTACATTGCCCTCGGGGTTTCCGGAGCGGTGCAGCACCTGGCGGGAATGAATAAGAGCAAGTACATTGTGGCGGTGAACAAGGACCCCGAGGCCCCCATCTTCAAGCACGCGGACTACGGGATTGTGGGGGATGTGCACCAGGTGCTTCCGGCCCTGATCGGCGCCGTTAAGAAACTTAAGGACTGA